The following are encoded together in the Chloroflexota bacterium genome:
- a CDS encoding glycosyltransferase family 2 protein produces the protein MDSSQELAAINDSVRPALTVVIPAYNEEKRLPDTLARVAAYFRAHAASIEILVVDDGSSDGTADFVASFAQANPEVRLIRNPHRGKGYTVRTGVLGATGARVLVCDADLATPIEEEQKLSHWLDDGYAVAIASREGLGARRIGEPAYRHIMGRVFNLITRLIAIGGFEDTQCGFKMFEAGAARDIFGRVQLYGDNAAVVRGAAVTAYDVEVIFLAVKLGYKVKEVPTEWRYGTATKVNPLTDSMRNFGDVLRVRINDWRGKYNTK, from the coding sequence ATGGATTCCAGTCAGGAGCTTGCCGCCATTAACGACTCCGTGCGCCCCGCACTGACCGTGGTCATCCCGGCCTACAACGAGGAAAAACGCCTGCCCGACACGCTCGCGCGCGTCGCGGCGTATTTCCGCGCGCATGCCGCGTCGATCGAGATCCTCGTCGTGGACGACGGCTCCAGCGACGGCACGGCCGATTTCGTGGCGTCGTTCGCGCAGGCCAACCCGGAGGTGCGCCTGATCCGCAACCCGCACCGCGGCAAGGGCTACACCGTCCGCACCGGCGTGCTCGGGGCAACCGGCGCGCGCGTGCTCGTCTGCGACGCCGACCTGGCGACGCCGATCGAGGAGGAACAGAAGCTGTCGCACTGGCTGGACGACGGCTACGCGGTCGCCATCGCGTCGCGCGAGGGACTCGGCGCGCGGCGCATCGGCGAGCCGGCCTACCGGCACATCATGGGCCGCGTGTTCAACCTGATCACGCGCCTGATCGCCATCGGCGGCTTCGAGGACACGCAGTGCGGCTTCAAGATGTTCGAGGCCGGCGCGGCGCGCGACATCTTCGGGCGCGTGCAACTGTACGGCGACAACGCGGCCGTGGTGCGCGGCGCCGCGGTGACCGCCTATGACGTGGAGGTGATCTTCCTCGCCGTCAAACTCGGCTACAAGGTGAAAGAGGTGCCGACTGAGTGGCGGTACGGCACGGCGACCAAAGTGAACCCGCTCACCGATTCCATGCGCAACTTCGGCGACGTGCTGCGCGTGCGCATCAACGACTGGCGGGGCAAGTACAACACAAAGTAA
- a CDS encoding methionine--tRNA ligase translates to MNQHILVSVAWPYANNHMHLGHVAGAYLPPDIFARYHRLRGNRVLMVSGSDSHGTPVTFEADKEGVTPRELFLRYHESFLDGLRKLGVSFDLFTHTDTENHHKVSRDIFLRLREHELIFEEPTRQLFCEHDQKFLPDRYVYGKCPVCGFPNARGDQCQNCDSVLDALELGDPQCKLAKPGDPPHKVIVRDSAHFYLDLPAEAAPLLGWFERQSASWRPNVARFAHNYVANGLQARAITRDLEWGIKVPVPGWDDKRLYVWFEAVIGYLSASIEWSHNQGTPDAWKEWWYNPEARAYYFIGKDNIPFHAIIWPAMLMGARSLYDDSGRTLNLPHDIPSNEFLNLEGRKFSKGDRWAVWLPDALARYDPDPLRYYLTAVAPETRDSDFAWSDFLRRNNDELVGTWGNLANRVLTFAYRNFDKQVPQPGELDETDRALIANVEEGFGPVAELLEQVQLRSAQAAVMALARDANAYLNAREPWKEIKVDRARAATTIYVALRVIDSLNRMFSPFLPFSAQSLHVQLGYADDWFGALEIVEFAESHSTHRALVNRASGAGDRWQPSELQPGQALREPQALFKKLDVKIVDEEKARLGAS, encoded by the coding sequence ATGAACCAGCACATTCTCGTCTCGGTCGCGTGGCCCTACGCGAACAATCACATGCACTTGGGCCACGTGGCGGGCGCGTACCTGCCCCCCGACATCTTCGCGCGCTACCATCGCCTGCGCGGCAACCGCGTGCTGATGGTCTCCGGCAGCGACTCGCACGGCACGCCTGTGACGTTCGAAGCGGACAAGGAAGGCGTCACGCCGCGCGAGCTGTTCCTACGCTATCACGAGTCGTTCCTGGACGGCCTGCGCAAGCTCGGCGTCTCGTTCGACCTGTTCACGCACACCGACACGGAGAACCATCATAAGGTGTCGCGAGACATCTTCCTGCGCTTGCGCGAGCACGAGCTCATCTTTGAAGAGCCGACGCGGCAGTTGTTCTGCGAGCACGACCAGAAGTTCCTGCCCGACCGCTACGTGTATGGCAAGTGTCCGGTCTGCGGTTTCCCGAACGCGCGCGGCGACCAGTGCCAGAACTGCGACAGCGTGCTCGATGCGCTCGAGCTGGGCGACCCGCAGTGCAAGCTGGCCAAGCCGGGCGACCCGCCGCACAAGGTCATCGTGCGCGACAGCGCGCACTTCTACCTCGACCTGCCGGCCGAGGCCGCACCGCTGCTGGGCTGGTTCGAGCGGCAGAGCGCCTCGTGGCGGCCGAACGTGGCGCGCTTCGCGCACAACTACGTCGCCAACGGCCTGCAGGCGCGCGCGATCACCCGCGACCTCGAATGGGGCATCAAGGTGCCGGTGCCCGGCTGGGACGACAAACGGCTCTACGTCTGGTTCGAGGCGGTGATCGGCTACCTGTCGGCCAGCATCGAGTGGTCCCACAACCAGGGCACGCCCGACGCCTGGAAGGAGTGGTGGTACAACCCCGAGGCGCGCGCGTACTACTTCATCGGCAAGGACAACATCCCGTTCCACGCGATCATCTGGCCGGCGATGCTGATGGGCGCCCGTTCGCTCTACGACGACAGCGGGCGTACACTCAACCTGCCGCACGACATCCCGTCCAACGAGTTCCTGAATCTCGAAGGGCGCAAGTTCAGCAAGGGTGACCGCTGGGCGGTCTGGCTGCCCGACGCGCTGGCGCGCTACGATCCCGACCCGCTGCGCTACTACCTGACGGCGGTGGCGCCGGAGACGCGCGACAGCGACTTCGCCTGGTCGGACTTCCTGCGCCGCAACAACGACGAACTGGTCGGCACTTGGGGCAACCTGGCCAATCGCGTGCTGACGTTCGCGTACCGCAACTTCGACAAGCAGGTGCCGCAGCCGGGCGAACTGGACGAAACCGACCGCGCGCTCATCGCCAACGTCGAAGAAGGCTTCGGCCCCGTGGCTGAATTGCTCGAGCAGGTGCAGTTGCGCTCGGCGCAGGCCGCCGTGATGGCACTGGCGCGCGACGCCAATGCATACCTGAACGCGCGCGAGCCGTGGAAAGAGATCAAGGTCGACCGCGCGCGTGCCGCGACGACAATCTACGTCGCGCTGCGCGTGATCGACTCGCTGAATCGGATGTTCAGCCCGTTCCTGCCGTTCTCGGCACAGTCGCTGCACGTCCAGCTCGGTTATGCGGACGACTGGTTCGGCGCGCTGGAGATCGTGGAGTTCGCGGAGTCGCACTCCACCCACCGCGCGCTCGTGAACCGCGCCAGCGGCGCAGGCGATCGCTGGCAGCCGAGCGAACTGCAGCCGGGGCAGGCGCTGCGCGAGCCGCAGGCGCTGTTCAAGAAGCTCGACGTGAAGATCGTGGACGAGGAGAAGGCGCGCCTCGGCGCGTCGTAA
- a CDS encoding D-tyrosyl-tRNA(Tyr) deacylase, with product MRALLQRVTRAAVTVAERVTGQIAGGFVVLLGVTHSDSMAEAKLLAEKTAYLRVFADEAGKMNRSLLDTGGGALVISQFTLFADAKRGRRPDFMAAARPEQAAPLVDAYIAALCAAGVRDVQTGVFGAHMTVELVNDGPVTIMLDTAEW from the coding sequence GTGAGAGCGTTGTTGCAGCGCGTCACGCGCGCCGCGGTGACAGTGGCGGAACGCGTCACCGGCCAGATCGCGGGCGGCTTCGTCGTTCTGCTCGGTGTGACGCATAGCGACAGCATGGCCGAGGCGAAACTGCTGGCCGAGAAGACGGCCTATCTGCGCGTCTTTGCCGACGAGGCGGGCAAGATGAACCGTTCGCTGCTCGACACCGGCGGCGGTGCGCTGGTCATCTCGCAGTTCACGCTCTTCGCCGACGCCAAACGGGGCCGGCGTCCGGACTTCATGGCGGCCGCCCGCCCGGAGCAGGCCGCCCCGCTGGTGGACGCCTACATCGCGGCGCTGTGCGCGGCCGGCGTGCGCGATGTGCAGACCGGCGTGTTCGGCGCACACATGACCGTCGAGCTCGTCAACGACGGCCCGGTGACGATCATGCTGGATACGGCGGAGTGGTGA